The Rickettsiella endosymbiont of Dermanyssus gallinae genomic interval GAACGAATATTCAGCATCATATTTTTATCTTTATACAAGCGTTCCCGTATCGACTGTGCAAATTGAAAAGCACTGGCTAAACGTTCAACCTCTTGTAAAACGCGTGCTTCATCCGCTTGCAACTGGTGTGTTTCAATCACTGCACTAAATAGCAAGCCCAAGGTAACACGCCGATTAGCCGCAAGCTGTAAATCATTCTTAGCTTCTTCTGATAAAGGCTCATCTGAGCTCTTTCCTTGCTGTTTTTGCTGTCCTTTTAATTCCGCTTCTAAGCGTTGGAATTCTTGATCCAACAATACTTGCGGTAATTCTTCAATCGCATAAAGTTCAATTAATTTATCAATGACTTGGGTCTTTAATTTTTCACGCAAAACCCGATCAAGTTCATTCTGCATATGTTGGCGTATTTGAGTACGCAAAGTTTCCATGCCGCCTTCGTGAATGCCTAAACGCTGTGCAAAAGCATCATCTAATTCCGCTAATTTAGGTTCAGAAACTTTTTGAACCTGTACTGTTGCTGAATTTGTTTTTTCTGCTTGTTGTTCTTTATTGCCACCAGCTAATGAAACATTTAATGTTTCGCCTGCCGTACTACCAAAAAGACCGGCAAACCCCTCGGGCATTTTGCCTTCTTCAAGCACCCACTCTAAATCTTTGCGCGGCTCAGTGCCATCTGAAAGAGTAAGATCAAAGGTAACTTTATCGCCCTGTTGTGCCTTGCGTTGTGTTTCAATCCAATCCGCATGTTGATGGCGCATTTTTTCTAAAACTTCTACAATATCCGCATCAGTAATATCTACTTTTAGCTTTTCTAAGCTTACGCTTTTTAATTCAGGTGCTGAAACCTGAGGGTAAACCTCAAAGCTTGCTGTATATTCAAGGTCATTTCCAGGCTCTGCCTTTATCGAATCAATATGGGGTTGCCCAGCAGGATTTAAAGCATTCTTCTGCAATGCTGCCGATAAACTTGTTTGCAAAGATTCCTGAATAACATCGCCCCACACGCTGTCGCCATAAAGTTTTTCTACAACATGCGTAGGCACTTTTCCAGGCCGGAAACCGTCTAAACGTGTTTTTTTCGCTAATTCGGCAAGACGATTTTTTTTATGTTGCTCAAGTTGATTGCTCGGCACAATAACGCTTAAACGTCGGTTTAAACGCCCTACATTTTCCACAGAAACTTGCATATCATTCATAAAAATTAAGGCTCTTATCGTTATATACATTTACAGCTTGGCTGCGGATTAAATCTGCAGCTCAAGGTGTGCTTATTGATTCCACCAGTAGGCTGGTGCGAAAGGAGAGACTCGAACTCTCACGGGTTACCCCACTGGAACCTAAATCCAGCGCGTCTACCAATTCCGCCACATTCGCAAGGTCGTTAATTATACAGGTATCTTATCACGAAAAAAATCACTCTGATGGATTTGTAAGCCATCCGGCTACTTGTTTGGCAAAATAGGTCAAAATAGCATCTGCCCCTGCCCGCTTGAATCCTACAAGGCCCTCCATCACGCTCTCATACTCCTTAAGAAACCCTTGTGCAATGGCGGCTTTTTGCATCGCATATTCACCACTGACTTGATAAACAAAGGTCGGGACGGCAAATTGCTGCTTAATGCGATAAACCACGTCCAAATACGGCATACCTGGCTTCACCATGACAATATCAGCTCCCTC includes:
- the tig gene encoding trigger factor codes for the protein MNDMQVSVENVGRLNRRLSVIVPSNQLEQHKKNRLAELAKKTRLDGFRPGKVPTHVVEKLYGDSVWGDVIQESLQTSLSAALQKNALNPAGQPHIDSIKAEPGNDLEYTASFEVYPQVSAPELKSVSLEKLKVDITDADIVEVLEKMRHQHADWIETQRKAQQGDKVTFDLTLSDGTEPRKDLEWVLEEGKMPEGFAGLFGSTAGETLNVSLAGGNKEQQAEKTNSATVQVQKVSEPKLAELDDAFAQRLGIHEGGMETLRTQIRQHMQNELDRVLREKLKTQVIDKLIELYAIEELPQVLLDQEFQRLEAELKGQQKQQGKSSDEPLSEEAKNDLQLAANRRVTLGLLFSAVIETHQLQADEARVLQEVERLASAFQFAQSIRERLYKDKNMMLNIRSSVLEEQVIDKLLEEAEYTEKTVQYNEMMNLSAKTQEEGAEK